A region of Mycosarcoma maydis chromosome 15, whole genome shotgun sequence DNA encodes the following proteins:
- a CDS encoding uncharacterized protein (related to caffeine-induced death protein 1 Cid1), which translates to MPVSATPTTASHQRGRSQDNLPPDSRLSTHSSSSHHPDVLSNSRSMSGSSSISDRSDRLPSTSPSSPLLSARRPSTARSEASAKLKATLSAASSDKSLAQRTAPAGRSASVSNHDRAQNATSSISASVSASASSPTPRRPSSGPDSAHLQPPPSSSTLDESISNHSINAFRTDAANLPAIPVQAYTHSPNQPGPNGVHPLFNEPEALKSFATPYLSSQTSANPAPLSTSQAPLPTATASPNGRVRSHTAAPANAAPSPSSYTANGYNFSQNGSRSMRTSPQMRALSHHNHALVPSLQALGAGILTYPNPANNANATNATNANNAVPTIPATSPSSHSHSHSGPHWERHTSELTNCIVAFLSPILPTEEEYRIKEATRRQLERLANRVSPGAKLLAFGSMANGFALRNSDMDLCCLMGKRDDAQPTPQHTASELVEILGQLIREETDFTVMPLPKARIPIIKISRSPTADLPYEIACDIGFENRLALENTRLLLSYAMVDPQRLRTLVLFLKVWAKRRKLNSPYMGTLSSYGYTLMVLFFLTHVKKPAVLPNLQRVPPTRPMKPEEMELNGNNIYFYDDVAALRKSWSSQNTENVGELLVDFFRYFSKEFSYARDVISLKSETGLLSKDSKSWNAELCIEDPFQEGYNVSRTVTKDGLYTIRGEFIRASRLLTNTRGQKISVLIAELCEEREDSLSRAPDGPTPLQHYAYNSHLAMAPGNGANFYGAGPAGGRHYRDTYGTHRRYDASSISGYGGSFAFEQMARGLGQGVAYPPTAAMLAPLSRTHGLSPKPQPPRFAAAAAANMHNAAEAGASFSSAQSDSGGYAPLDFTRASIGHASARTSPSFKHAVPAGFSSNGAGAQEAFAYGAEISFGAPALASTRDDLGSTPRGKTSRSFSETLNRSKSLPRAAVLANGGHHRSQPAGNAAAMSLAPHAHTVAGSIPTPAPATFYESGSPQSLAPAELESRMATLSVQQAAGASTSGAEPGRRRLSNSSQASSSAHFDSNSASASTRHCSSASSPWSLGPAVVEGRRASHPQHQADTHTLVQEYLRRAAQLGTEPMLSIDADKLALRVQDDGDDEEACSVISEATLDELARLSELDDVESAASPEWRAAEASGENVAPSPPTSSLRLPESILQQAKRRKAQQHKQVAAAAAAAATSGIARKDRESATR; encoded by the coding sequence ATGCCAGTGTCAGCAACACCAACCACCGCCTCTCACCAGCGCGGGAGATCGCAGGACAACCTCCCGCCAGACTCGAGGCTTTCAACTCATTCATCATCCTCTCATCATCCTGATGTCTTGTCCAACTCGCGCTCCATGTCCGGAAGCTCTTCCATTTCGGACAGGTCAGATCGTCTGCCGTCCACGTCGCCCTCTTCCCCTTTGCTCTCTGCGCGTAGACCTAGCACCGCTAGATCAGAAGCCTCGGCAAAGTTGAAAGCCACCCTCTCAGCCGCCTCTTCCGACAAGTCGTTGGCTCAGCGCACTGCTCCCGCTGGACGCTCCGCAAGCGTCTCCAATCATGACCGTGCTCAAAATGCCACTtcgtccatctctgcaTCTGTCTCTGCATCTGCCTCTAGCCCCACTCCGCGTCGTCCATCATCTGGTCCAGACAGTGCCCACCTTCAACCTCCACCAAGCTCTTCCACCCTGGACGAATCCATCTCCAACCATTCCATCAATGCGTTTCGCACCGATGCCGCCAACCTCCCAGCCATCCCGGTACAGGCTTACACCCACAGCCCAAACCAACCAGGTCCAAACGGCGTCCATCCTCTCTTCAACGAACCCGAAGCTCTGAAATCATTTGCAACTCCCTACCTTTCATCTCAGACGAGCGCCAACCCTGCTCCCCTTTCAACGTCCCAAGCGCCGTTAcccaccgccaccgcttCCCCCAACGGCCGCGTGCGTTCCCACACAGCTGCTCCTGCCAATGCCGCCCCGTCCCCTTCCAGCTACACCGCCAATGGTTACAACTTTTCACAGAACGGCTCTCGCAGCATGCGCACAAGTCCTCAGATGCGTGCCTTGTCGCACCACAATCACGCCCTCGTGCCTTCCCTTCAAGCTCTCGGTGCCGGCATTCTCACCTACCCCAACCCCGCCAACAACGCCAACGCTACCAACGCTACCAACGCTAACAACGCCGTCCCAACCATCCCAGCTACGAGCCCCAGCAGTCATTCGCACTCCCATTCCGGCCCGCACTGGGAGCGCCACACCAGCGAGCTCACCAACTGCATCGTCGCTTTCCTATCCCCCATCCTCCCCACCGAGGAAGAGTACAGAATCAAAGAGGCCACACGccgtcagctcgagcgactcgCCAATCGTGTCAGTCCCGGCGCCAAGCTCCTCGCTTTCGGTTCCATGGCCAACGGCTTTGCTCTTCGCAACTCGGACATGGacctctgctgcttgatggGAAAGCGCGACGACGCTCAGCCAACTCCCCAGCACACCGCCTCCGAGCTTGTAGAGATTCTTGGTCAGCTCATCCGAGAAGAGACCGACTTCACCGTCATGCCTCTACCAAAAGCCAGGATCCCTATCATCAAGATCAGCCGCTCCCCCACCGCCGACCTGCCCTACGAGATTGCCTGCGACATTGGCTTTGAAAACCGACTTGCGCTCGAAAACACGCGTCTACTGCTCAGCTACGCCATGGTCGACCCGCAACGCCTTCGCActctcgtcctcttcctcaaGGTGTGGGCCAAGCGCAGAAAACTCAATTCGCCGTACATGGGCACCCTCTCGTCGTACGGCTATACGCTCATGGTCCTCTTCTTTCTCACGCATGTCAAGAAGCCAGCTGTGCTGCCCAACCTCCAACGCGTGCCCCCGACACGCCCCATGAAGCCCGAAGAGATGGAGCTCAACGGCAACAACATCTACTTTTACGATGACGTCGCAGCGCTGCGCAAGTCGTGGAGCTCCCAGAATACCGAGAACGTCGGCGAACTGCTCGTCGACTTTTTCCGCTACTTCAGCAAGGAGTTTAGCTATGCGCGAGATGTGATTTCTCTGAAATCAGAGACTGGATTGTTGTCCAAGGACAGCAAGAGCTGGAACGCCGAGCTCTGCATCGAAGACCCTTTCCAAGAGGGATACAACGTCTCCCGCACCGTCACCAAGGACGGCCTTTACACCATCCGCGGCGAGTTTATTCGTGCCAGCCGCTTACTCACCAACACGCGCGGCCAGAAGATATCGGTTCTCATCGCCGAGCTGTGCGAGGAGCGCGAGGACAGCCTCAGCCGTGCTCCTGATGGGCCCACTCCTCTGCAGCACTATGCGTACAATTCACATCTAGCTATGGCTCCAGGAAACGGCGCTAACTTCTACGGTGCAGGCCCAGCTGGTGGCCGTCACTATCGAGACACGTACGGCACCCATCGACGCTACGATGCTAGCAGCATCAGTGGGTATGGCGGCAGTTTTGCCTTTGAGCAGATGGCACGCGGGCTTGGTCAGGGAGTCGCGTACCCGCCTACGGCTGCGATGCTGGCACCGCTATCGCGTACACATGGACTAAGCCCCAAACCGCAGCCGCCGCGCTTTGCGGCCGCCGCAGCTGCCAACATGCACAACGCCGCAGAGGCAGGGGCGTCGTTCAGCTCGGCTCAAAGCGACTCGGGCGGCTATGCTCCGCTCGACTTCACAAGAGCCAGCATCGGCCATGCTTCGGCGCGTACTTCGCCCTCGTTCAAACACGCTGTTCCTGCGGGATTCTCGTCAAACGGAGctggcgctcaagaagcttTTGCGTACGGCGCAGAGATCAGCTTTGGTGCTCCGGCGCTGGCTTCCACTCGCGACGATCTGGGCAGCACGCCGCGCGGAAAGACATCTCGCTCGTTCTCCGAGACGCTGAATCGGTCCAAGTCGTTGCCTCGCGCTGCTGTCTTGGCGAATGGTGGTCATCACCGGTCTCAACCGGCCGGTAACGCTGCTGCTATGTCATTGGCGCCTCATGCGCATACCGTAGCTGGATCGATACCCACGCCTGCGCCAGCCACGTTCTACGAGTCGGGTTCACCGCAGTCGCTTGCGCCGGcggagctcgagtcgcgGATGGCCACACTGTCGGTACAGCAGGCGGCGggagcatcgacgtcggGTGCAGAACCGGGACGGCGCAGGTTGTCCAACTCAAGCCAAgcctcttcgtcggcgCACTTTGACAGTAACAGCGCCAGCGCTAGCACTCGGCATTGCtcatcggcgagctcgccaTGGTCGTTGGGGCCTGCAGTTGTGGAGGGTAGGCGGGCGTCGCACCCACAGCACCAGGCGGATACGCACACGCTGGTGCAAGAGTATctgcgacgagcagctcaactCGGTACGGAGCCAATGCTGTCTATCGATGCGGACAAGCTGGCGCTGCGGGTGCAAGATGATGGGGACGATGAAGAGGCATGCTCGGTGATCAGTGAGGCGACGCTGGACGAACTGGCGCGACTGTCAGAGTTGGACGACGTCGAGTCGGCTGCGAGTCCTGAATGGCGTGCTGCCGAGGCGTCGGGGGAGAACGTGGCTCCATCCCCGCCGACGAGTTCGCTTCGGTTGCCAGAATCGATCTTGCAACAGGCCAAGCGCAGGAaggctcagcagcacaagcaggtcgcagcggcggcagcagcagcggcgaccAGTGGCATCGCCAGGAAGGATCGTGAGAGCGCAACGAGATAG
- a CDS encoding uncharacterized protein (related to Serine/threonine kinase), which produces MPRSLSTDYQDSSSSSLVGRLVRYRRPSNASQQTSSLSSTSPYQHNSFSPQLSKHAHLSPQETRYIFESASSEASASPRSSNAVSPYINYDRELPQLPPDAFVHLDTNQLASQHLARTDDEVRSRHLSQYESLHVLSSPTLVKPESTSKPSAAFRFATASTSAAVSAAGSGLRKLGKKASAARLRRPNTTAQQTAELDTSYAAIRSSCSPQSFASDAVSVDHIGSIPSSSTTYDSTHARQPRQPRLPQSASSINGPFVDAADPQIGLPYHVSHNVHVDIGPHGYTGLPSSWAHVLLSEGMDSQDIYDHPHAAARLVQDKTEYYVQRAVDNGVDAGDARRILSQTLAQDQSLSAILASAAPSRSTRPNRDSVQSSASSSYSSVLEKGWDLGSPPKTDHPAKFSLLPTKSPLLPDFAAQDFDEWSTELLSSIPSTANDNKINSSQLSKQNTHKAARRRSKSLSQIPAHNPLSGLGLGIGIENCAHATPKHNVQRTRDLLSAADATPKASSQRMNASLGLSAPAAAAAAAARSDAYEKHQQSISVEDELQERLRESLDWPEQASTHLQDEEAAEVEHVQIAQAAIVTKGVLRPFRTSQLSARKVSPSSTGFDHSHAQISPSSSASDVQVLLSASPRHRDGFRSPSSLSDRSMSRAGSADSYATAGSRPALATRTSFFNVPPRILTKDTSTYAESVMTDSPVETSSSGHSSMRLRSPSLTVATSSMGHGNGAAILQRASPSPSRSVRDTASPEMPSKNGDWRSRSPALSISAYDAPEGASSPSGAQHAMRHANQGPASLDGGYTVGQKTRDSWASTTPSITSSDGTHSVVRGLALRERRQAPPRIYPPSTSTRWAHISHQDDISSPMGLGSAGSNRRMQLSPSPTTIQAPMQRKTSADSLASRPDRSPMSDHSHRSKSSVQSGFRRRESELVSQSSHERCSVRNSTRDSMVPPPLPPKPTRGVLRKQTEYIMPGVDGFYTMPLNNAAPGRSDAGSIGHASGPERLRPPPRSPALSPASSTDASDYHAAIDEWMRDDQFDRSPATTTFCEPFLSPSFSSRDSPLPPLMKEEIERHEEAIEPQLSSPYLQRRAQMASASSSKKHLASPPTSESSCQRTADTIARKPGSDNGWPVPERSPRLASLYAPSLELSAALANISSLTVAMPSSPAGTVEVIDDPPSEVSDENDAEARLARRTGEELAESTGRAELARHGGRDRDVTQSIISIGPRAQEDARRFPVSMHYASGFESASMLGDDLEAMRSFRELMLARQSMDLEEMLTMPMGVASAPPVPALPSMRELQAKVAAAEQIRGQDAAQTKLGEQQAPLASPTNLTVSSAASPSVSQFELDCDVDALPAKLSHLRDAIQLQALRKDVLCNLQMIGDGESGPVFAAHDVVKKRRVAIKVVRFASDRDEEPSARLLGLGKEVGIWRRCRHVNVLDLYSTVLTNEAIWMVHELAERSLADVIAWKDAGVDLNESRMSRIMGDLVEALQFLHAKRVLHRDVRSDNVMISSTGVCKLGDFTHAGELSAGVSTRHSVVGTPYWMAPEVIKAHKYDMRCDVWSLGVVLWEMIEGDPPRVEFPPLRAITLTATLGLPALRHAASLSHELKSFLHWATEMDAEKRPSAEMLAMSDFLADPCSRASMVAMLEEARNAEFEGNRHEAEQQTAEAKKRRVEPSGDAGRIKDALRHRESWSSDTTTKG; this is translated from the coding sequence ATGCCGCGCAGCCTGTCAACCGACTACCAAGAcagctcttcctcctcgcttGTCGGCCGTTTGGTCCGCTATCGCAGGCCAAGCAACGCTTCTCAACAGACCTCCTCGCTTTCTTCCACGTCTCCCTACCAGCACAATTCCTTCTCGCCCCAGCTCTCCAAGCATGCCCACCTTTCTCCCCAAGAGACGCGCTACATCTTCGAATCTGCCTCGTCCGAAGCCTCTGCCTCTCCTCGCTCAAGCAATGCCGTGTCACCTTACATCAACTACGATCGTGAGCTTCCCCAACTACCACCAGACGCGTttgtccatctcgacacAAATCAGCTTGCATCTCAACACTTGGCACGCACCGACGATGAGGTGCGCTCCCGACATCTTTCCCAGTACGAATCTCTCCATGTCCTCTCGAGCCCCACCCTAGTCAAACCCGAATCCACCAGCAAGCCATCCGCCGCCTTTCGCTTCGCCActgcctccacctcggccgcCGTTTCAGCCGCCGGCTCCGGTCTACGCAAACTCGGCAAGAAGGCgtcagcagctcgtctACGTCGTCCCAACACCACTGCGCAACAgacagccgagctcgatACCAGCTATGCAGCTATCCGCAGCTCTTGTTCGCCTCAAAGCTTTGCAAGCGACGCCGTCTCGGTCGATCACATCGGCTCCATCCCCTCGTCCAGCACCACCTACGACTCGACCCATGCTCGCCAGCCCCGCCAGCCCCGCCTGCCGCAATCCGCCAGTAGCATAAACGGTCCTTTTGTAGATGCAGCAGATCCACAAATTGGTCTACCCTACCATGTCTCGCACAACGTCCACGTCGACATCGGTCCGCACGGCTACACCGGCTTGCCTTCCTCTTGGGCACACGTACTGCTCTCCGAGGGCATGGATAGTCAAGACATCTACGACCATCCTCACGCCGCTGCCAGATTGGTCCAAGATAAGACCGAGTACTATGTTCAGCGCGCCGTCGACaatggcgtcgatgccggCGACGCACGTCGCATCTTGTCCCAAACGCTCGCCCAAGACCAGAGCCTCAGCGCCATACTCGCCTCGGCAGCTCCCTCTCGATCCACTCGACCGAACCGCGATAGCGTCCAGTCTAgcgccagcagctcgtACAGCAGCGTCCTCGAAAAGGGTTGGGACCTTGGCTCGCCGCCCAAAACCGACCATCCGGCCAAgttctcgctgctgcccacCAAAAGTCCGCTTCTCCCCGATTTTGCTGCCCAAGACTTTGATGAGTGGTCCACCGAACTGCTCAGCTCCATCCCCTCTACCGCCAATGACAACAAAATTAACTCGTCTCAACTCTCAAAACAAAATACCCacaaagctgctcgacgtcgctCCAAGTCGCTCAGCCAGATCCCTGCTCACAACCCCCTCAGTggcctcggtctcggcatcggcattgAGAATTGTGCTCATGCAACACCCAAGCACAACGTACAACGCACCAGAGACCTTCTCAGCGCTGCAGACGCCACTCCAAAAGCTTCGTCGCAGCGCATGAATGCCTCGCTTGGTCTAAGCGCacctgccgctgccgctgccgctgccgctcgTTCGGACGCCTACGAAAAACACCAGCAAAGCATCAGCGTCGAGGACGAATTGCAAGAGAGACTACGTGAAAGTCTCGATTGGCCCgaacaagcaagcacaCATCTccaagacgaagaagcagcagaagTCGAACACGTCCAGATTGCACAAGCTGCCATTGTCACCAAAGGCGTCCTGCGACCCTTTCGCACCAGCCAGCTGAGCGCACGCAAGGTGTCGCCTTCATCGACCGGCTTCGACCACAGCCATGCACAAATCagtccgagctcgagtgcTTCCGACGTGCAAGTGCTTCTGTCCGCTTCGCCACGTCATCGCGATGGCTTTCGCTCGCCTTCGTCGCTCTCGGACAGGTCCATGTCTCGTGCCGGCTCGGCCGACTCTTATGCCACCGCTGGCTCGCGCCCGGCCCTTGCGACACGCACAAGCTTTTTCAACGTACCACCAAGGATCTTGACCAAGGATACATCTACCTATGCCGAAAGTGTCATGACCGACTCGCCCGTCGAGACCAGCTCATCGGGCCAttcgtcgatgcgcttACGAAGTCCATCTCTCACCGTAGCCACCTCCTCCATGGGGCACGGCAACGGCGCTGCCATTTTACAGCGCGCATCACCATCCCCAAGTCGATCCGTCAGAGACACGGCATCGCCCGAGATGCCGTCCAAGAACGGCGATTGGCGCTCGCGCTCCCCGGCTCTTTCTATCTCTGCTTACGACGCGCCAGAAGGCGCATCCTCGCCGTCAGGCGCACAGCACGCAATGCGCCATGCCAACCAAGGACCTGCATCCCTCGACGGTGGCTACACTGTTGGACAAAAGACGCGTGACAGCTGGGCGAGCACCACGCCTTCCATCACCTCGTCCGACGGCACTCATAGCGTCGTCAGAGGTCTGGCACTCAGAGAACGCCGCCAGGCTCCACCGCGCATCTACCCaccttccacctcgacacGATGGGCACACATCTCGCATCAGGACGACATCAGCAGTCCCATGGGCTTAGGCTCAGCCGGCTCAAACAGGCGCATGCAGctgtcgccatcgccgacgacgatccaAGCACCCATGCAAAGAAAGACATCGGCTGACAGCTTAGCATCTCGACCGGACCGCAGTCCGATGAGTGACCACTCGCATCGATCCAAATCGAGTGTCCAGTCTGGCTTCCGTCGGCGCGAATCCGAGCTTGTCTCGCAAtcaagccacgagcgttGCTCTGTGCGCAACTCGACGCGCGACTCGATGGTGCCGCCACCTCTGCCTCCCAAGCCGACACGCGGTGTGCTACGAAAACAAACCGAGTACATCATGCCCGGCGTCGATGGCTTTTACACTATGCCCTTGAACAACGCAGCTCCAGGGCGCAGCGATGCGGGCAGCATTGGCCACGCATCTGGCCCAGAGCGTCTTCGACCGCCACCTCGATCCCCCGCCCTGTCGCCCGCGTCATCTACGGACGCGTCCGACTACCatgctgccatcgacgagtGGATGCGTGATGACCAGTTTGACCGCTCGCCCGCTACCACGACCTTTTGCGAGCCTTTCCTGAGCCCCAGCTTTAGCAGTCGCGactcgccgctgccaccatTGATGAAAGAGGAGATCGAGAGGCACGAGGAGGCGATTGAGCCGCAACTCAGCTCCCCGTACTTGCAACGTCGTGCGCAAATGGCTTCTGCCAGTTCGTCCAAAAAGCATCTCGCATCGCCACCAACATCAGAGTCGTCATGTCAGCGCACAGCAGACACGATTGCAAGAAAGCCAGGATCGGACAACGGTTGGCCTGTGCCAGAGCGATCAcctcgtcttgcttccTTGTACGCTCCTTCGCTGGAGTTGAGCGCCGCGCTGGCGAACATTTCCAGCTTGACGGTAGCAATGCCATCGTCTCCGGCTGGTACGGTCGAAGTGATCGACGATCCGCCATCAGAAGTTTCTGACGAGAACGATGCAGAGGCGAGACTGGCTCGTCGCACCGGTGAAGAATTGGCCGAGAGCACCGGCAGAGCCGAGCTGGCGCGCCATGGTGGGCGTGATCGCGATGTTACGCAGTCAATCATTTCCATTGGGCCACGCGCGCAAGAGGATGCTCGACGCTTTCCGGTTTCGATGCACTATGCTAGTGGCTTTGAATCTGCCTCGATGCTGGGCGACGACTTGGAAGCGATGCGATCGTTCCGCGAGTTGatgcttgctcgccaaTCGATGGATCTGGAGGAGATGCTTACCATGCCGATGGGAGTCGCTTCGGCGCCACCGGTGCCGGCACTGCCGAGTATGCGAGAGCTGCAAGCCAAAGTagctgcagcagagcagaTACGCGGACAGGATGCAGCACAGACAAAATTgggcgagcagcaagcacctTTAGCATCGCCCACAAATTTGACTGTCAGCAGCGCTGCCTCGCCGAGCGTTTCGCAATTCGAGCTGGACTGTGATGTGGACGCGCTTCCTGCCAAGCTGTCTCACTTGCGCGACGCCATCCAGCTGCAAGCGTTGCGGAAGGATGTGCTGTGCAATCTGCAGATGatcggcgatggcgagagTGGGCCCGTGTTTGCAGCGCACGACGTGGTCAAAAAGCGACGCGTGGCGATCAAGGTGGTACGATTTGCGAGCGATCGGGACGAGGAGCCTTCGGCACGGCTGCTGGGACTTGGCAAAGAGGTAGGCATAtggcgacgatgccgacatgTCAATGTGCTGGATCTGTACTCGACGGTGCTGACCAACGAAGCGATCTGGATGGTGCACGAACTAGCGGAACGTAGCTTGGCCGACGTGATCGCGTGGAAGGATGCGGGAGTGGATCTCAACGAATCGCGCATGAGTCGAATCATGGGTGATttggtggaagcgctgCAGTTTCTGCACGCCAAGCGCGTCTTGCACCGAGATGTGCGCTCGGACAATGTCATGATCTCGAGCACGGGTGTGTGCAAGCTGGGCGACTTTACGCATGCAGGCGAGCTAAGCGCCGGTGTGAGTACGCGTCACTCTGTAGTAGGAACGCCGTACTGGATGGCACCCGAGGTGATCAAGGCGCACAAGTACGACATGCGGTGTGACGTGTGGTCGCTAGGGGTGGTGCTGTGGGAGATGATCGAGGGCGATCCACCCCGAGTCGAGTTTCCACCGTTGCGCGCCATCACGCTGACTGCAACATTAGGACTTCCAGCGTTGCGACATGCAGCGTCGCTCTCGCACGAGCTCAAGTCGTTTTTGCACTGGGCGACCGAGATGGATGCGGAAAAGCGACCAAGCGCCGAGATGCTGGCGATGAGCGACTTTTTGGCAGACCCCTGCAGCCGTGCCAGCATGGTTGCTATGTTGGAAGAGGCGCGAAATGCCGAATTCGAAGGGAACCGACACGAGGCGGAACAACAAACCGCggaagccaagaagcgacgcgtcgagccaagcgGCGATGCAGGTCGCATCAAAGACGCTTTGAGACATAGGGAGAGTTGGAGCAGCGACACGACGACCAAGGGCTAA